A region of Planktomarina temperata RCA23 DNA encodes the following proteins:
- a CDS encoding carbonic anhydrase, producing the protein MVYVKPLPNYLIQRYHGWKATTFEDNHAWYRRLASEGQRPRAMVISCCDSRVHVTAIFGAEQGEFFIHRNIANLVPAYLPDGEPHGTSAAVEYAVTALKVSHIIVLGHSSCGGVRGCHDMCTGHAPDLEKSSSFVGRWMDILRPGYERVKDIKDEAARVARLEREAVLVSVENLMTFPFVKAAVEKNELTLHGLWTDIAEGSLEQFDSNLKDFVRI; encoded by the coding sequence ATGGTCTACGTGAAACCGCTGCCAAACTATTTAATTCAACGTTATCATGGCTGGAAAGCGACGACGTTTGAAGACAATCATGCTTGGTATCGCCGATTGGCCAGTGAAGGGCAGCGCCCGCGCGCCATGGTCATTTCATGCTGTGACAGTCGCGTTCATGTGACGGCGATTTTTGGTGCAGAGCAGGGGGAGTTTTTCATTCATCGCAATATCGCCAATCTGGTGCCGGCCTATCTTCCGGATGGCGAGCCGCATGGCACCTCTGCTGCGGTTGAATATGCGGTCACCGCGTTAAAAGTATCTCATATTATCGTCTTGGGTCATTCCAGCTGTGGCGGGGTGCGGGGCTGTCACGATATGTGCACCGGACATGCGCCAGATTTGGAAAAAAGCAGCAGCTTTGTTGGCCGCTGGATGGATATTTTGCGCCCAGGCTATGAACGGGTCAAAGATATCAAGGATGAGGCGGCGCGTGTGGCGCGATTGGAACGTGAGGCTGTTTTGGTTTCCGTTGAAAACCTCATGACCTTCCCATTTGTGAAAGCCGCAGTCGAAAAGAACGAGCTGACCCTGCATGGCCTGTGGACGGACATCGCCGAGGGTTCTTTGGAGCAGTTTGATTCAAACTTGAAGGATTTTGTGCGGATTTAG
- a CDS encoding aspartate-semialdehyde dehydrogenase — protein sequence MSYKVVVVGATGNVGREMLNILDEREFPIAEIAVLASRKSLGTEVSFGDKTLKTTDLASFDFAGWDMALFAVGSEATKEYAPKAAAAGCIVIDNSSLYRYDPDVPLIVPEVNADAIFECHKKNIIANPNCSTAQMVVALKPLHDRAKIKRVVVSTYQSVSGAGKEGIDELWDQTKSIYNPVDNKPPTKFTKQIAFNVIPHIDVFLDSGDTKEEWKMVAETKKILDPAIKVTATCVRVPVFVGHSESINIEFEDFLDEDEARDILRESPGIMVIDKREDGGYVSPVECVGDYATFISRIRQDVTVDNGINLWCVSDNLRKGAALNAVQIAEVLGNKVLKKG from the coding sequence ATGTCTTATAAAGTTGTTGTTGTCGGCGCTACTGGAAATGTGGGCCGTGAAATGCTGAACATTTTGGACGAACGTGAATTTCCAATCGCGGAAATTGCTGTTCTGGCCAGCCGTAAATCCCTCGGCACGGAAGTGAGCTTTGGCGACAAAACTTTGAAAACCACCGATCTGGCGAGTTTTGATTTCGCCGGTTGGGATATGGCGCTCTTTGCGGTGGGCTCTGAAGCCACCAAAGAATATGCCCCGAAAGCGGCGGCGGCGGGCTGTATTGTGATCGATAATTCGAGCCTTTACCGCTACGATCCGGATGTGCCTTTGATCGTGCCAGAGGTGAATGCCGATGCAATTTTCGAATGCCACAAAAAGAACATCATCGCCAATCCCAATTGTTCAACCGCGCAGATGGTTGTGGCGCTCAAACCCTTGCATGATCGCGCGAAGATCAAACGGGTGGTGGTCAGCACCTATCAATCCGTTTCGGGCGCAGGCAAAGAAGGGATTGATGAACTTTGGGATCAAACCAAATCGATTTACAACCCGGTAGACAACAAACCACCCACCAAGTTTACCAAGCAAATCGCCTTTAACGTGATCCCGCATATTGATGTTTTCCTCGACAGCGGCGACACGAAAGAGGAATGGAAAATGGTCGCAGAGACCAAAAAGATTCTCGACCCCGCGATCAAGGTTACCGCCACCTGTGTGCGCGTGCCAGTTTTCGTGGGCCATTCCGAATCGATCAATATCGAGTTTGAAGACTTCCTCGATGAGGATGAAGCCCGCGATATCCTGCGCGAGTCACCTGGCATTATGGTGATCGATAAGCGCGAAGATGGCGGCTATGTCAGCCCAGTGGAATGCGTCGGCGATTACGCCACATTCATCAGCCGCATTCGGCAAGATGTCACGGTCGACAATGGCATCAACCTGTGGTGCGTGTCCGACAATCTGCGCAAGGGGGCGGCGTTGAATGCCGTTCAAATCGCGGAAGTCCTGGGCAATAAAGTCCTGAAAAAGGGCTAA
- a CDS encoding MFS transporter produces the protein MRATLIILTFAYVLSQFYRAFLAVLAAPLQADIGATAAQLSAASGYWFLTFALMQLPVGWALDTLGPRRTNAALLALGAGGGALVFAAATEPWHISAAMTMIGIGCSSVLMAAYYVIARSFLAAAFATMAAFILGIGSVGNIGAAFPLTLLVDVLGWRLSIVIIALITLAIAALCYVIVKDPPKVVTDEKGSLLDLLRMRAIWLILPLVLVSYAPSAGLRGLWVGPYFTDVFGASTAQVGTVTTLMALAMIAGTFCYGPLDRLLGTRKWVIFTGNLIGGLLCFALYLYGDAGFWSTAALMAGIGFFGASFPILVAHGRSFFPDHLMGRGVTLINLFGIGGVGIMQNVTARVFDAKITQSQAPIVSYNAVILVFCVTLLLGLIIYIFSQDRTD, from the coding sequence ATGCGCGCGACATTGATAATTTTGACTTTTGCCTATGTCTTGTCCCAATTTTATCGGGCATTTCTGGCCGTTTTGGCAGCCCCCTTGCAGGCAGATATTGGCGCCACCGCTGCGCAGCTCTCGGCGGCCTCTGGCTATTGGTTTTTAACCTTCGCTCTGATGCAATTACCCGTCGGCTGGGCCTTGGACACTTTGGGTCCACGGCGGACCAATGCCGCGCTTCTCGCTCTGGGAGCCGGTGGCGGCGCTTTGGTTTTCGCAGCCGCAACCGAACCGTGGCATATTTCCGCCGCGATGACGATGATCGGCATCGGTTGCTCATCGGTTTTAATGGCCGCATACTATGTGATCGCCCGCAGTTTTCTTGCCGCGGCCTTCGCCACGATGGCCGCCTTCATCTTGGGTATCGGCTCGGTCGGCAATATCGGCGCAGCCTTCCCGCTCACGCTGCTTGTTGACGTCCTAGGTTGGCGCTTGTCGATCGTCATCATCGCGCTCATCACCCTTGCAATTGCCGCCCTATGCTACGTGATCGTCAAGGATCCACCAAAGGTTGTAACCGATGAAAAGGGCAGCTTGCTCGACCTGCTCCGGATGCGCGCCATCTGGCTCATCTTGCCGCTGGTGCTTGTCAGCTATGCCCCCTCTGCCGGGTTGCGCGGCCTTTGGGTGGGTCCCTATTTCACCGATGTATTCGGCGCCTCCACAGCCCAGGTTGGCACAGTGACCACGCTGATGGCTCTGGCGATGATTGCCGGCACTTTTTGCTATGGTCCGCTTGACCGCTTATTGGGAACGCGTAAATGGGTGATTTTCACAGGCAATCTCATCGGCGGCCTGTTGTGCTTTGCCCTTTATCTCTATGGCGACGCGGGGTTCTGGAGCACCGCCGCCCTGATGGCCGGAATTGGTTTTTTCGGTGCTTCATTCCCGATTTTGGTCGCCCATGGCCGCAGTTTTTTCCCAGATCATCTGATGGGGCGCGGCGTGACTTTGATCAACCTGTTTGGAATCGGAGGCGTTGGCATCATGCAAAATGTCACTGCGCGGGTTTTTGATGCCAAGATAACACAAAGTCAGGCGCCGATTGTCTCATATAACGCGGTCATTTTGGTATTTTGTGTGACATTACTGCTGGGATTGATAATTTATATCTTCTCACAGGATAGAACTGACTAG
- a CDS encoding SDR family oxidoreductase: protein MDFSGQTVLITGASRGIGAAAAEHFATLGAQVVLTARSEAELAKLAEKIGSKALAIACDIADFAQVQAAVDQTVARFGRLDIVVNNAGMLLPVHRMADFEAADWDRVIDVNVKGVFYMMKAALPIMTAQGGGTILNISSGAAYGVLEGWSHYCASKAAVLQLTRSGHAEYGDQGIRCLGLSPGTVATQMQVEIKATGVNPVSQLELSDHIAASDVAQAIAYLCGPGGADYAGEDFHLREPASRALVGLPPR, encoded by the coding sequence ATGGATTTTTCAGGGCAAACAGTGTTGATAACCGGCGCTAGCCGCGGCATTGGAGCGGCGGCGGCTGAACATTTTGCAACCCTTGGGGCGCAGGTGGTTTTGACGGCTCGTTCTGAGGCTGAACTGGCGAAATTGGCAGAGAAAATTGGGTCAAAAGCGCTGGCGATCGCCTGCGATATTGCCGATTTTGCACAGGTGCAGGCGGCTGTTGATCAGACCGTGGCGCGCTTCGGTCGTCTTGATATTGTCGTCAACAACGCAGGAATGCTCTTGCCTGTGCATCGAATGGCGGATTTCGAAGCCGCCGATTGGGACCGGGTGATTGATGTGAATGTTAAAGGTGTCTTTTACATGATGAAGGCGGCCCTGCCGATCATGACGGCACAGGGGGGCGGGACGATCCTCAATATTTCGTCCGGTGCGGCCTATGGGGTGCTGGAAGGCTGGAGCCATTACTGCGCCTCTAAGGCTGCGGTGCTGCAATTGACCCGCTCTGGCCATGCTGAATATGGCGATCAAGGCATTCGCTGTTTGGGGTTGAGCCCTGGCACTGTGGCGACGCAGATGCAGGTTGAGATCAAAGCCACCGGGGTTAATCCGGTCAGCCAATTGGAGCTGTCTGACCACATTGCGGCCTCCGATGTGGCGCAGGCGATTGCCTATCTCTGCGGGCCCGGCGGCGCGGACTATGCGGGGGAAGATTTCCATCTGCGTGAACCCGCCTCGCGCGCTTTGGTTGGACTGCCACCCAGATAG
- a CDS encoding NAD(P)/FAD-dependent oxidoreductase — translation MKVSRLPIDPGPAAWADLLPPAAAAQRLEGRHTADWLVIGGGFAGLAALARLKQLHPADKIILLEASRIADGPAGRNSGFMIDLPHDLASEDYGGALNEDRRQIAANRAAIAFARQMAEEFELPYEAFNPCGKFNAAASAKGHRHNQDYARHLTRMGEPWEMYDAAQMAELTGTGYYQSGLFTPGTVMLQPAMYIRGIARGLASHHALILENSPVTALDHNGDWSATTPSGQVTAPRVILAVNGHANSFGLYPQQLIHVFTYASMTRALTAQEVKTLGGARNWGATPADPLGTTVRRISGMGGDRIIIRNRATFDPSMQVSERRIRAVSRSHDASFSARFPALRHVSMQYRWGGRLCLSRNNVAAFGEVMPGLYSACCQNGLGTAKGTLHGMLAADLASGHDSPLLQQVQEQAAPRRLPPPPLAWLGANALMKWGEWTAGAEL, via the coding sequence ATGAAAGTCTCGCGCCTGCCCATAGATCCCGGCCCGGCCGCTTGGGCGGATCTTCTGCCGCCCGCCGCAGCGGCCCAAAGGCTGGAAGGCAGGCACACCGCCGATTGGTTGGTGATTGGCGGCGGCTTTGCTGGCCTGGCGGCACTGGCGCGGCTCAAGCAGCTGCACCCGGCAGATAAAATCATTCTGCTTGAGGCCAGCCGGATTGCCGATGGCCCTGCCGGGCGCAATTCGGGGTTTATGATTGATCTGCCCCATGATCTGGCGTCAGAGGATTACGGCGGCGCGCTTAACGAAGACCGGCGCCAGATCGCAGCCAATCGCGCCGCAATTGCTTTCGCCCGCCAGATGGCCGAGGAATTTGAGCTGCCCTACGAAGCGTTTAACCCTTGCGGCAAGTTCAATGCGGCTGCCAGCGCAAAGGGTCATCGCCACAATCAAGACTATGCCCGCCATTTGACCCGGATGGGCGAGCCTTGGGAGATGTATGATGCGGCGCAAATGGCGGAATTGACCGGAACCGGCTATTATCAATCTGGCCTCTTCACCCCCGGCACGGTCATGCTGCAACCGGCCATGTATATCCGCGGCATTGCCCGCGGCTTGGCATCACATCATGCTCTGATTCTCGAAAATTCGCCCGTGACAGCGCTTGACCACAATGGTGACTGGTCAGCCACCACCCCATCGGGCCAGGTAACAGCGCCGCGGGTTATTCTGGCCGTCAATGGCCACGCCAATTCCTTCGGGCTTTACCCGCAACAACTTATTCATGTGTTCACCTATGCCAGCATGACCCGCGCCTTGACCGCTCAAGAGGTGAAAACCTTGGGCGGGGCGCGCAATTGGGGCGCCACACCCGCCGACCCTTTAGGAACAACCGTGCGGCGCATATCTGGGATGGGCGGCGACCGCATCATCATCCGAAATCGCGCCACTTTCGATCCGTCCATGCAGGTCTCTGAGCGGCGCATTCGCGCTGTGTCGCGCAGTCATGACGCAAGTTTTTCCGCCCGTTTTCCCGCGCTGCGCCATGTATCCATGCAATATCGCTGGGGCGGGCGCCTGTGTCTTTCGCGCAATAATGTCGCCGCGTTTGGTGAGGTCATGCCGGGGCTCTATTCGGCCTGCTGCCAAAACGGTTTGGGAACGGCCAAGGGCACATTGCATGGCATGCTGGCCGCGGACCTGGCCAGTGGGCATGACAGCCCACTGTTGCAACAGGTCCAAGAGCAAGCCGCCCCGCGCCGCCTGCCCCCGCCGCCTTTGGCCTGGCTTGGGGCCAATGCGCTGATGAAATGGGGCGAGTGGACCGCCGGAGCGGAGCTCTAA